The Methanococcoides methylutens MM1 genome has a window encoding:
- a CDS encoding response regulator, which produces MKAARILVVEDEAIVAMVIKKRLMNLGYSVSGVAATGKDAITKVEGTFPDLVLMDIMLKGDMDGIEAAEEIRKRFSIPVVYLTAHSDENTLERAKQTEPYGYILKPFTERDLSSNIEIAIHKHLREKEKENADKDI; this is translated from the coding sequence ATGAAAGCTGCCAGGATACTCGTAGTTGAAGATGAAGCTATCGTAGCAATGGTGATCAAAAAGAGACTTATGAACCTTGGTTATAGCGTTTCAGGAGTTGCCGCTACTGGCAAGGACGCAATTACAAAAGTAGAAGGAACATTTCCCGATCTTGTACTTATGGACATAATGCTGAAAGGTGATATGGATGGAATCGAAGCGGCCGAAGAGATCAGAAAGCGTTTCTCTATACCGGTAGTCTATCTAACAGCACATTCCGACGAAAATACCCTTGAAAGAGCCAAGCAGACAGAGCCATACGGATACATACTCAAACCATTTACAGAAAGAGACCTGAGCAGTAATATAGAGATAGCGATACACAAGCATCTCAGGGAAAAAGAAAAAGAGAACGCTGACAAAGACATTTGA
- a CDS encoding VIT1/CCC1 transporter family protein, producing MKFNKEQGRYIILGSIDGLLAVLGVVIGTSHVVDDPSIIINAALGGAIALAMTNGIGSYLAESAVEYGHLAELEKPLLRSLESTKLEAQTKKKIWNDSIAHGGSSFIGSLVPISPFVLLDEMALEVSVVLSISVLAVLGIYSGKIAKQSAIKHAVRMVGLGILIVAAVTMLGLE from the coding sequence ATGAAATTCAATAAGGAACAGGGCAGGTATATTATTCTCGGTAGTATAGATGGTCTTCTGGCCGTGCTTGGTGTAGTGATCGGGACATCTCATGTTGTTGATGATCCTTCAATTATCATTAATGCTGCTCTTGGAGGTGCTATTGCATTGGCCATGACCAACGGTATCGGATCATACCTTGCAGAAAGTGCAGTCGAATACGGCCATCTTGCTGAGCTTGAAAAACCATTACTAAGAAGTCTGGAATCTACAAAACTGGAAGCTCAGACAAAGAAGAAGATATGGAACGATTCCATAGCTCATGGAGGATCAAGCTTCATCGGATCCCTTGTCCCGATCTCACCATTCGTACTCCTTGACGAAATGGCCCTTGAAGTATCAGTAGTATTGAGCATCTCAGTCCTTGCAGTACTTGGGATATACTCAGGGAAGATTGCCAAGCAAAGTGCGATCAAACATGCTGTGCGAATGGTAGGGCTTGGTATACTGATCGTTGCTGCTGTTACAATGCTCGGACTTGAATAA
- a CDS encoding histidine kinase dimerization/phosphoacceptor domain -containing protein — translation MEWKDLSLKFKLVLYIVVGISFILSASSIVIISTVTEQEEQLAYHDSIQNAKSFAHQYNADMKANMAIASSLAALMVQYESADRTETNEMLKELLIENPHLIGAYVGFEPNAFDGRDEDFIGTEGHDDTGRFVPWWNTINGHISVEPLVDYETSEYYQGPKNLKQNVVTEPYLYQGALMVSYDAPIIRDGEFVGIGGVDVSLNYVDEAVSSVKAFDTGYLFMVSKEGTLVSHPVNKDWIGTASLYDFEVPHIEIAAEDIRNGIGGHIETKDPVTSKEVVMFYEPIETGNYAIVLVVPTEEMLAGVNSIRSDLVSIYLFSIVFMGLMAFFIASSFTNRIDEIVADFKNISGAAIRGDFDARANTDVEVDLNLIPKGLNEILDALTSYSKELQNSYELISKMEAAVNSSRVVVFWWKNDEDYPVEFVSDNIIQFGYSTEEFNSGKVLYGNIIHPEDRKIVWEELQTCAKEGKRNFNKDYRIITKSENILWVHEDTYIQRDETGNITHFQGTILDITERVEAEESLKAMEDVRTKEIHHRIKNNLQVVSGMLYLESLKFKYQEVIDSFRDSENRVRSIALIHEKLYQSKDLVSLDFADYIKNLTDHLFHSYNVEEENVKLVLNVEDVFLGMDSAVPLGIIINELTSNALQHAFGNNEKGEIRIDFHKENDVFELVISNTGEPFPEDIDFKNTESLGLQLVTNLTAQIDGEIELDKTNGTKFKLTFRENK, via the coding sequence ATGGAATGGAAAGACCTGTCATTGAAATTTAAACTGGTACTCTACATAGTAGTGGGAATCTCATTCATACTTTCAGCTTCATCGATCGTTATCATTTCCACAGTCACAGAACAGGAAGAACAGCTTGCATACCATGACTCCATCCAGAATGCAAAAAGTTTTGCTCACCAATACAATGCAGACATGAAGGCCAATATGGCAATTGCAAGTTCACTGGCCGCACTGATGGTCCAGTATGAATCAGCTGATCGTACTGAAACAAATGAGATGCTAAAGGAACTATTGATAGAGAATCCACACTTGATTGGAGCATATGTTGGATTCGAACCGAATGCCTTTGATGGAAGGGACGAAGATTTCATAGGAACTGAAGGTCACGACGATACCGGAAGGTTCGTACCATGGTGGAACACGATAAATGGACACATAAGTGTTGAGCCACTGGTAGATTATGAGACCTCAGAGTATTATCAGGGTCCTAAGAACCTAAAGCAGAATGTAGTTACTGAACCATACCTCTACCAGGGAGCACTGATGGTAAGCTATGATGCCCCTATTATAAGGGACGGAGAGTTCGTCGGTATCGGTGGTGTTGATGTATCCCTTAACTACGTAGATGAAGCAGTTAGCAGTGTAAAAGCCTTTGACACTGGATATCTTTTCATGGTAAGCAAAGAAGGAACTCTTGTATCACATCCGGTTAATAAAGACTGGATAGGAACTGCATCACTATACGATTTTGAAGTTCCCCATATCGAAATTGCTGCCGAAGATATAAGAAATGGTATTGGAGGCCATATTGAAACTAAAGATCCTGTAACCTCAAAAGAAGTTGTCATGTTCTATGAACCGATCGAAACCGGGAATTATGCTATTGTACTTGTAGTACCTACTGAAGAAATGCTTGCCGGGGTCAATTCCATAAGATCGGATCTGGTCTCAATTTACCTGTTCTCCATAGTATTCATGGGATTAATGGCCTTTTTCATAGCCTCTTCCTTCACAAACAGAATCGATGAGATCGTAGCCGATTTCAAGAACATCTCAGGAGCAGCCATCCGAGGTGATTTCGATGCAAGGGCAAATACTGATGTAGAGGTTGATCTGAATCTGATACCTAAAGGTTTGAATGAGATCCTCGATGCCCTTACAAGTTATTCTAAAGAACTCCAGAATTCATATGAGCTCATCAGTAAAATGGAAGCGGCTGTTAACAGTAGCAGGGTTGTTGTTTTCTGGTGGAAGAATGATGAAGATTATCCTGTAGAATTCGTTTCAGATAATATTATACAATTTGGATATTCAACAGAAGAATTCAATTCCGGAAAAGTGCTCTATGGTAACATAATACATCCTGAAGACAGGAAGATCGTCTGGGAAGAACTGCAGACCTGCGCAAAAGAAGGAAAAAGAAATTTCAACAAGGATTACAGGATAATAACAAAAAGCGAGAATATCCTCTGGGTACATGAAGACACATACATCCAGCGTGATGAGACAGGAAATATCACACACTTCCAGGGAACAATACTTGACATTACTGAACGTGTTGAGGCTGAAGAAAGCCTCAAGGCTATGGAAGATGTAAGGACAAAAGAAATTCACCACCGCATAAAGAACAACCTTCAGGTCGTTTCAGGTATGCTTTACCTTGAATCCCTGAAGTTCAAGTACCAGGAAGTGATCGATTCATTCCGTGACAGTGAAAACCGCGTACGTTCCATTGCACTGATACATGAGAAACTATATCAGTCAAAGGATCTTGTGAGCCTGGATTTTGCTGATTACATCAAAAACCTAACAGACCACCTATTCCATTCATATAATGTCGAAGAGGAAAATGTTAAGCTGGTATTGAATGTAGAGGATGTTTTCCTTGGAATGGATTCAGCAGTCCCTCTTGGAATAATCATCAATGAACTGACATCGAATGCATTGCAACATGCCTTTGGAAATAACGAAAAGGGGGAAATAAGGATCGATTTCCATAAAGAGAACGATGTGTTCGAACTTGTGATCAGCAACACGGGAGAACCATTCCCTGAAGATATAGACTTTAAGAATACAGAATCACTCGGACTACAGCTCGTAACAAACCTGACAGCACAGATAGATGGTGAGATCGAGCTTGATAAGACCAATGGAACCAAATTCAAATTAACTTTCCGTGAGAACAAATAA
- a CDS encoding universal stress protein produces the protein MGDISYRNILVPIDERQMSKRVVDHALHVAEIESGNLIVIYVEDKKGIESIYPKELSEKMLAVVRENIEVNMGYAMAEAKKAGIAAEKIILNSDDIAGDLIRVAEEKNVDLTVMGSESLRRDPLGSLTRWIIAADVGPVLVITSED, from the coding sequence ATGGGGGATATATCATACAGGAACATCCTCGTTCCGATAGATGAAAGACAAATGTCAAAAAGGGTTGTTGATCATGCACTTCATGTTGCAGAAATAGAAAGTGGCAACCTGATAGTGATCTATGTGGAAGATAAGAAAGGAATTGAATCCATCTATCCAAAAGAGCTCTCTGAGAAAATGCTGGCGGTTGTCCGGGAGAACATAGAAGTTAATATGGGATATGCAATGGCTGAAGCTAAAAAAGCAGGTATTGCAGCTGAAAAGATAATACTCAACAGCGATGACATAGCTGGTGACCTGATAAGAGTTGCAGAAGAAAAAAATGTTGACCTTACTGTAATGGGTTCCGAATCCCTCAGGAGAGATCCTCTTGGCAGCCTCACACGCTGGATAATTGCAGCGGACGTAGGTCCCGTTCTTGTTATCACCAGCGAGGATTAA
- a CDS encoding class II SORL domain-containing protein — MTEQVINRLKDPENITETEQKHVPVIESDDVMTAEGKFKVTVTLGEVPHVMQDDHYIEWIELHLGDIKIGRVELSPSDEKAEAIFTVEPTEEIVGIRAYEICHIRGVNVCGDCGTKAVIMKLKALASCNVHGLWESSKQVEIMSKKVGEGKECRWHA; from the coding sequence ATGACCGAACAGGTAATTAACCGTCTGAAAGATCCGGAGAATATCACAGAAACAGAACAAAAGCACGTTCCTGTAATTGAATCTGATGATGTCATGACAGCAGAGGGTAAATTTAAAGTCACTGTGACATTGGGAGAAGTTCCGCATGTTATGCAGGATGACCACTACATAGAGTGGATCGAACTGCATCTGGGAGACATTAAGATCGGAAGAGTGGAGCTTTCACCCTCAGATGAGAAGGCAGAAGCAATATTTACTGTAGAACCTACGGAAGAGATCGTTGGAATCCGTGCATATGAGATATGCCACATCCGCGGTGTTAATGTTTGCGGGGACTGCGGAACAAAAGCTGTTATCATGAAGCTTAAAGCACTGGCAAGCTGCAATGTACATGGCCTTTGGGAATCTTCAAAACAAGTCGAGATCATGTCAAAGAAAGTTGGCGAAGGTAAAGAATGCCGCTGGCATGCATGA
- a CDS encoding winged helix-turn-helix domain-containing protein has product MSEELIETLFLSEKRENLLIFLLDGPSDIKKINSTLDVTSSSILPQIKKLREAGLVHKDDNGIYELTTIGKLIVENMKPLSGMLKVFDKSDTYWDERELNTIPETLRNNIGDLGNIELITPDLDHMYEIPEQLISNTRESQEMSSLVSFFHPDFPRFYEELANRGVALDLIVTDSVFERMKNDYEEEMNSIMNAENTTFLVCNDELKPPTFNVTEKCAYITFFNIQGRYDHQDIITHENSAIGWCRELFSYYTGVSQPINK; this is encoded by the coding sequence ATGAGCGAAGAACTTATCGAAACCCTCTTCCTCTCTGAAAAAAGGGAAAATTTATTGATATTTCTCCTTGATGGTCCTTCAGATATAAAGAAGATAAACTCAACACTGGATGTGACATCTTCTTCCATACTTCCACAGATAAAGAAGCTCAGGGAAGCAGGACTTGTCCACAAGGATGATAATGGGATCTATGAACTGACAACCATCGGAAAACTTATCGTCGAGAACATGAAACCACTTTCAGGCATGCTGAAGGTCTTTGACAAATCCGATACCTACTGGGATGAGCGTGAACTGAACACCATTCCTGAAACGCTTCGCAATAATATAGGAGATCTTGGAAACATAGAACTGATCACACCTGATCTGGACCACATGTATGAGATCCCGGAACAATTGATAAGCAATACTCGGGAATCTCAGGAAATGAGCTCATTGGTATCGTTCTTCCATCCGGATTTTCCACGGTTCTATGAAGAACTGGCCAACAGGGGAGTTGCCCTCGACCTGATAGTCACAGATTCCGTATTTGAAAGGATGAAAAATGACTATGAAGAAGAAATGAATTCCATCATGAATGCGGAAAATACGACGTTTCTCGTCTGCAATGATGAACTTAAACCCCCAACATTCAATGTCACCGAAAAATGTGCATATATAACCTTCTTTAACATTCAGGGAAGATATGACCATCAGGACATTATCACCCATGAAAATAGTGCAATTGGCTGGTGCAGGGAACTCTTCTCGTACTACACAGGGGTTTCTCAACCCATCAACAAATAA
- a CDS encoding response regulator — protein MKEMNILIVEDEMIVAMMIKLKLLDMGYGFAGHATTGEDAIKMVKEVKPDLIIMDIFLKGKMDGIDAASEILKSYVVPIIFLTGDSSKETRTKASIANPVGYLQKPFMDEELEYVIESAFCKAKSPAFKQMAQDISA, from the coding sequence ATGAAAGAAATGAATATCCTCATAGTAGAAGATGAGATGATCGTTGCAATGATGATCAAACTTAAACTTCTGGATATGGGATACGGATTTGCAGGGCATGCCACAACCGGGGAAGATGCGATCAAAATGGTAAAAGAAGTTAAGCCTGACCTTATTATCATGGACATATTCCTTAAAGGGAAAATGGATGGTATTGATGCTGCAAGTGAAATACTCAAATCATATGTTGTTCCGATTATCTTTCTTACAGGCGACTCATCAAAAGAGACAAGAACAAAAGCATCCATTGCGAATCCTGTCGGGTACCTGCAAAAGCCATTCATGGATGAGGAACTGGAATATGTTATTGAGTCAGCCTTCTGCAAAGCCAAAAGTCCGGCGTTTAAGCAGATGGCCCAGGATATATCTGCTTAA
- a CDS encoding APC family permease: MSENSNEPIELVKTLRPYHVWALGVGIVLVGEYMGWNFTVAKGGIMGSLFALLVAGTMYVMVSLCASELGSSTKLAGGPYDWARLFVGPGAAAIVGLAVYMEYIALEAADAIVVAWIAQSIFPEIQTFPVTLLVIAALTFMNYRGVVAALNLNFALTFTALLAIIVFFFMNIAGAAGGAWNPANLISGAMPNGFVGIFAALQFGPWFYLGIEGAAMCAEECKHPTRAIPLGQQAGMITLLLAAGMTLYTCAGFIPTEMLGVSAYPLYEAATQSGVKFLIAFLAVGTLFTCLASANGTVCDSSRSWFALSRDHFLTPWFSAVHPRYSTPYRAVIFTMPIAIAFAFSGFLDQVITFSITSGLVCYVMIPFSLIRFRKMFPEHTQKVRPFVGPLQPYLAYFTIFLAIVIMSTLNWGYSYNLVFGLVFYVVAYFYFSWRYRSIESKHDWGEDLGWPEPAHRR; encoded by the coding sequence ATGTCTGAAAATTCGAATGAACCGATCGAACTGGTAAAGACGCTACGTCCATACCATGTGTGGGCACTTGGTGTCGGTATCGTGTTGGTCGGTGAATACATGGGTTGGAACTTTACAGTTGCAAAAGGTGGTATTATGGGATCACTCTTTGCACTCCTGGTTGCCGGTACCATGTATGTAATGGTTTCATTGTGTGCTAGTGAACTGGGTTCATCCACTAAACTTGCAGGAGGACCTTATGATTGGGCGAGATTATTCGTAGGGCCGGGTGCGGCCGCTATTGTTGGTCTTGCCGTATATATGGAGTATATTGCTCTGGAAGCTGCTGATGCTATTGTCGTAGCATGGATAGCGCAATCGATATTCCCGGAGATACAAACGTTCCCGGTCACATTGCTTGTTATCGCAGCATTGACATTTATGAACTACCGCGGAGTTGTAGCGGCATTAAATCTTAACTTTGCTTTAACATTCACAGCATTATTGGCAATTATTGTGTTCTTCTTTATGAACATTGCAGGAGCAGCTGGTGGAGCATGGAACCCTGCAAATCTGATATCAGGTGCTATGCCAAACGGATTTGTAGGAATATTCGCAGCATTGCAGTTCGGTCCTTGGTTCTACCTTGGTATCGAAGGAGCAGCAATGTGTGCAGAAGAATGTAAGCACCCTACCAGAGCTATCCCACTGGGACAGCAGGCCGGTATGATCACACTGTTGCTTGCAGCAGGTATGACACTTTACACCTGTGCAGGATTTATTCCAACAGAGATGCTTGGTGTTTCTGCCTACCCACTCTATGAAGCAGCAACACAAAGCGGAGTAAAGTTCCTTATAGCATTCCTTGCAGTAGGTACACTCTTTACCTGTCTGGCAAGTGCTAATGGTACTGTCTGTGACTCATCAAGATCATGGTTCGCCCTTTCAAGGGACCACTTCCTTACACCATGGTTCTCAGCAGTACACCCAAGGTACAGCACGCCATACAGGGCAGTTATCTTCACAATGCCAATTGCAATTGCATTTGCATTCAGTGGTTTCCTTGACCAGGTCATTACGTTCTCGATCACATCAGGACTGGTATGTTATGTGATGATCCCATTCTCCCTGATACGCTTCAGGAAGATGTTCCCGGAACACACACAAAAGGTACGTCCATTTGTCGGACCACTACAGCCTTACCTTGCATACTTCACAATCTTCCTTGCGATCGTGATCATGTCAACACTGAACTGGGGTTACAGCTACAACCTCGTCTTCGGACTGGTATTCTATGTAGTAGCATACTTCTACTTCAGCTGGAGATACAGAAGTATAGAATCAAAGCACGACTGGGGAGAAGACCTTGGATGGCCTGAACCTGCACACAGGAGATGA
- a CDS encoding methyltransferase cognate corrinoid protein, whose protein sequence is MGNQELFDKLKDAIVNQDINGCPAATQEALDAGISAFDIINQGLAPGMKIVGDKFEAAEIYLPQIMMSAKAMNGAMEILEPILAEEKTGEGVGMAVTFVQEGDIHDIGHRLVTTMLGANGFDILDLGTDIPNEDVVEAIAKNKGKKMILVGSALMTTSMLGQKDVVRLLEEENLRDAVKIMFGGAPVTDEWIAEIGADGTAENAAEAARVALELMSA, encoded by the coding sequence ATGGGAAATCAGGAACTTTTTGACAAACTTAAGGATGCAATCGTAAACCAGGACATCAACGGATGCCCGGCAGCAACTCAGGAAGCACTCGATGCAGGAATATCTGCATTCGACATTATCAACCAGGGATTAGCACCAGGTATGAAGATCGTCGGTGACAAATTCGAAGCAGCAGAGATCTACCTCCCACAGATCATGATGTCTGCAAAGGCAATGAACGGTGCAATGGAGATCCTTGAACCTATCCTCGCTGAAGAGAAGACCGGAGAAGGTGTGGGAATGGCTGTAACATTCGTACAGGAAGGAGATATTCACGATATCGGCCACCGTCTTGTCACAACTATGCTCGGTGCAAACGGATTTGACATCCTGGACCTCGGAACAGATATTCCAAATGAGGATGTTGTCGAGGCAATTGCAAAGAACAAGGGTAAGAAGATGATCCTTGTAGGTTCCGCACTTATGACAACCTCAATGCTCGGCCAGAAGGACGTAGTAAGGTTACTTGAAGAAGAGAACCTCAGGGATGCGGTCAAGATCATGTTCGGTGGCGCACCAGTCACAGACGAATGGATAGCAGAGATCGGTGCAGACGGCACAGCCGAAAATGCAGCAGAGGCAGCCAGAGTAGCACTTGAACTTATGAGCGCATAA
- a CDS encoding efflux RND transporter permease subunit, giving the protein MAEEVKERGMLGQIVDILFIFILAGVCVVTPVILQGTVLVGWEGTGGMQFVWDPVSYFGLLAVIIVFFTVILYHSVKNYKF; this is encoded by the coding sequence ATGGCTGAAGAAGTAAAAGAAAGAGGCATGTTGGGACAGATCGTGGATATCCTGTTCATTTTCATATTAGCAGGTGTTTGCGTTGTAACTCCGGTAATCCTTCAGGGAACAGTCCTTGTGGGATGGGAAGGAACAGGCGGAATGCAGTTTGTATGGGACCCGGTCTCATATTTCGGCCTCCTGGCTGTAATAATTGTGTTCTTCACTGTAATCCTGTATCACTCGGTGAAGAATTACAAGTTCTGA
- a CDS encoding winged helix-turn-helix domain-containing protein: MTSSLTDHVWLSEKRTNLLLLLMEGPRDIEQIKVSLNVTSRGMMPQIKKLKEKHLIVEENDHYRLSNIGELIVKNMLPLINTLSMINENKEYWEQHDINILPPHLFKRLHELGNYLLLEPDLHYTFEIPKEFTENLLKSREIKSIISFYRPEYPKFYSELAEKADSLTLILSKAAFERMKSNRMKELDFLLSAENTQVLLYEGEARPPAIDVSEWFMYISFFNENGSYDHNDIMSFDESALTWCSELFDHYLEQSVEIKDIDETREAQ; the protein is encoded by the coding sequence ATGACGTCATCACTGACAGACCATGTTTGGCTTTCTGAAAAAAGGACAAACCTGCTTTTGTTACTTATGGAAGGACCAAGGGATATCGAACAGATTAAGGTATCCCTTAATGTGACATCAAGGGGAATGATGCCACAAATAAAGAAGCTCAAGGAGAAACACCTGATAGTCGAAGAGAATGACCACTATAGGTTATCCAACATTGGAGAGCTCATCGTAAAGAACATGCTTCCACTTATCAACACACTAAGCATGATAAACGAGAACAAAGAGTACTGGGAACAGCATGACATAAACATCCTGCCACCACATCTTTTCAAGCGTCTCCATGAGCTCGGCAATTACCTGCTTCTTGAACCGGATCTTCACTATACTTTTGAAATACCTAAGGAGTTTACAGAAAATCTCCTTAAGTCCAGGGAAATAAAATCAATCATCTCATTTTACCGCCCTGAATACCCGAAATTCTATTCAGAACTTGCAGAAAAGGCAGACAGCCTTACACTTATACTTTCAAAGGCTGCATTTGAAAGAATGAAAAGCAACCGTATGAAAGAACTGGATTTCCTTTTATCAGCAGAGAACACACAGGTACTACTATATGAAGGCGAAGCAAGACCTCCGGCGATTGATGTTTCCGAATGGTTCATGTATATCAGTTTTTTTAATGAGAACGGAAGCTATGACCACAATGACATAATGAGCTTTGATGAAAGTGCATTGACATGGTGCTCCGAACTGTTCGACCACTATCTGGAACAATCTGTAGAAATAAAGGACATTGATGAGACCAGGGAGGCACAATGA
- a CDS encoding calcium/sodium antiporter, which translates to MVISTLLLFLLGLILITKGADWFIESAVSISTKSGLPKIIIGATIVSFATTAPEFTVSAIAAYMDHTHLTIGNAVGSAICNIGLALGVVISIKAIPIEDGAFIHKGFIMLISGLTLIVLTLDKELTAIDGLLLLVIFIGFLYYNYRLQSAIFNGSEKKREKLSLKEMKTDIFYFVIGSACVVIGSRLLVDSGTEIATWLGIPEMIIGLTLVALGTSLPELITAVSATLKGHQDLSIGNILGANTMDIAMILGFSSQIRTLPILDQSLSYDFPVMILIMLMLVIFGITGKKLERWEGGVIMITYFAYIAGLFMFYN; encoded by the coding sequence ATGGTGATCTCGACTTTATTACTTTTCCTTTTAGGCCTTATTCTTATTACCAAAGGAGCGGACTGGTTCATCGAGTCCGCAGTATCGATCTCAACCAAGAGCGGACTCCCGAAGATCATCATTGGTGCAACCATTGTAAGCTTTGCCACAACTGCTCCAGAATTCACCGTTTCTGCGATCGCTGCATATATGGATCACACTCACCTCACCATTGGAAATGCAGTTGGTTCTGCCATATGTAATATCGGTCTGGCACTTGGAGTTGTCATATCAATCAAGGCAATACCAATAGAAGATGGGGCATTTATTCATAAAGGTTTCATCATGCTCATTTCCGGACTCACACTTATAGTTCTAACATTGGATAAAGAACTTACAGCAATCGATGGCCTGCTATTGCTTGTGATCTTCATTGGTTTCCTTTACTACAACTACCGCCTCCAGTCCGCAATATTCAACGGATCGGAAAAGAAAAGGGAAAAGCTATCCCTGAAAGAAATGAAGACCGATATATTTTATTTTGTGATCGGTTCAGCCTGTGTGGTCATCGGCAGTCGCTTACTTGTGGACAGCGGAACAGAGATCGCAACCTGGTTAGGCATTCCCGAGATGATCATCGGCCTGACACTGGTAGCCCTTGGAACATCCCTTCCTGAACTCATAACTGCTGTTTCTGCAACTTTGAAAGGACATCAGGACCTTTCGATCGGCAATATCCTGGGAGCAAACACAATGGATATTGCAATGATACTTGGATTCTCTTCACAGATACGCACACTCCCTATTCTGGACCAGTCCCTTAGCTATGACTTTCCGGTCATGATCCTTATCATGCTAATGCTTGTGATATTTGGAATTACAGGGAAGAAGCTTGAAAGGTGGGAAGGCGGAGTCATCATGATCACATATTTTGCCTATATTGCAGGCCTTTTCATGTTCTACAATTAA